The following are encoded in a window of Halosolutus halophilus genomic DNA:
- the phoU gene encoding phosphate signaling complex protein PhoU: protein MSRNEYQQQLTQLREDVLEMSDLVCHRFRNAIEAYESKDEDLAERLIVGDHEINRRYLDLEQDCIELLALQQPVAGDLRFIAASFKIITDLERIGDLAVNLAEYTQQAERDRYPDVDITHVGTETVAMVEDAMRAYAADDAAATHDVAAMDDEIDDRCERASRIVVQDLVETERDDDDLLEDVSRMLLTIRDIERVGDHAVNIAARTLYMVDNDDELIY, encoded by the coding sequence ATGTCACGAAACGAGTACCAGCAGCAGCTAACGCAACTGCGCGAAGACGTCCTCGAGATGAGCGACCTCGTCTGTCACCGGTTCCGGAACGCGATCGAGGCCTACGAGTCCAAAGACGAGGACCTCGCGGAGCGACTGATCGTCGGCGATCACGAGATCAACCGGCGCTACCTCGACCTCGAACAGGACTGTATCGAGTTGCTCGCGCTCCAGCAGCCGGTCGCGGGAGACCTGCGCTTTATCGCCGCCTCGTTCAAGATCATCACCGACCTGGAACGGATCGGCGACCTCGCCGTCAACCTGGCCGAGTACACCCAGCAGGCCGAACGGGACCGCTACCCCGACGTCGACATCACACACGTCGGCACCGAGACCGTCGCGATGGTCGAGGACGCCATGCGAGCGTACGCCGCGGACGACGCCGCCGCGACCCACGACGTCGCCGCGATGGACGACGAGATCGACGATCGGTGCGAGCGAGCGAGTCGGATCGTGGTGCAGGACCTGGTGGAGACCGAGCGCGACGACGACGACCTGCTCGAGGACGTCTCCCGGATGCTGCTGACGATCCGTGACATCGAACGCGTCGGGGATCACGCGGTCAACATCGCGGCTCGAACGCTGTACATGGTCGACAACGACGACGAACTGATCTACTGA
- a CDS encoding GTP-dependent dephospho-CoA kinase family protein translates to MTRDDSSEASETDDQLLILPDDLRHELKEPLGPIETDADVLLEAIDGPLITVGDVVTYHFLQAGRPPDVALVDERTKRSAVDEEIRETVTESTHIEAVNPPAEISEDVVRALNEGLARGEPTTILVEGEEDLVVLPAIVAAPEGASVVYGQPDEGMVHVAVTDDHRAEIRALLDRFEGDADRLWELLERD, encoded by the coding sequence GTGACTCGCGACGACTCCAGCGAGGCGTCCGAAACGGACGACCAGCTACTGATCCTGCCCGACGACCTCCGGCACGAACTCAAGGAGCCGCTGGGCCCGATCGAGACCGACGCCGACGTGCTTCTCGAGGCGATCGACGGGCCGCTGATCACCGTCGGGGACGTCGTCACCTACCACTTCCTCCAGGCCGGCCGGCCGCCGGACGTGGCGCTCGTCGACGAGCGGACGAAGCGGTCGGCCGTCGACGAGGAGATCCGCGAGACCGTCACCGAGTCGACCCACATAGAGGCCGTGAACCCGCCCGCCGAAATCTCCGAGGACGTCGTCCGGGCCCTCAACGAGGGACTCGCACGCGGGGAACCGACCACGATCCTCGTCGAGGGCGAAGAGGACCTCGTCGTCCTCCCCGCGATCGTCGCCGCCCCCGAGGGCGCGAGCGTCGTCTACGGCCAGCCCGACGAGGGAATGGTCCACGTCGCGGTCACCGACGATCACCGCGCCGAGATACGCGCGCTGCTCGATCGGTTCGAGGGCGACGCCGATCGGCTGTGGGAACTGCTCGAGCGGGACTGA
- a CDS encoding low molecular weight phosphatase family protein, with the protein MGTDSLKLGFVCVQNAGRSQMSAAFAERERTRRGLEDEVEILTGGTRPADEVHPEVVEAMRELDIDVSDRSPREVSTAELNDCTVVATMGCSTLDLDADVAVRDWALDDPHGKSADEVRAIRDDIERRVSDLFDEFVDDE; encoded by the coding sequence ATGGGCACCGACTCGCTGAAATTAGGGTTCGTCTGTGTGCAAAACGCCGGCCGGAGTCAGATGTCCGCCGCGTTCGCGGAACGGGAACGAACTCGTCGCGGGCTCGAGGACGAGGTCGAAATTCTGACCGGGGGAACGCGCCCCGCAGACGAGGTCCATCCCGAAGTCGTCGAGGCCATGCGGGAACTCGATATCGACGTGTCCGATCGGTCCCCTCGTGAGGTGTCGACCGCCGAACTGAACGACTGTACGGTCGTCGCGACGATGGGGTGTTCGACGCTCGATCTCGACGCCGACGTGGCCGTCAGGGACTGGGCACTGGACGATCCGCACGGGAAATCCGCGGACGAGGTACGGGCGATCCGGGACGACATCGAACGCCGAGTCTCCGACCTCTTCGACGAGTTCGTGGACGACGAGTAG
- the pstA gene encoding phosphate ABC transporter permease PstA, protein MATADESTGAWFGADGQVSQVRGLLFKAACLGATLLALFLVFVFLAYVATDAIEPLTADPAWWGAVAVTVLLPALGLAGYYYRYDPPAGEVAYTALGLPIAATLLAGGVGIVFRHIVSPHGWLALVVATAVAAGAIALHDRRRDAGALERAAVVTVVPLLALVGVPGLVPSLRELILSAPVLPMASLSLLGTFAAPIAAAVGWRIRRVRKSDRAGVIAGGATVVVAALGLVAAPLVGLSATSWIVLTTVVAVPVGLYVEQVLRRGDGVSGLAFPVAIAIGVAVCAAVVGVADLSGPTVWLDWEFLTTAHNRTPREAGIYPALVGSVMMIIVVAVAAFPVGVGAAIYLEEYAPTEGLPGSIVELIEINVANLAGVPSVVYGLLGLALFVNTAGLRPGIVVVGGLTVGLLILPIVIVSAQEAIQAVPDSQRQAAYGMGATRWQTVRTVVLPRAMPGILTGTILALGRAIGETAPLLMVGVAAVVRISPNSFFSLFSAMPRQIFAWARLAKPEFYHGVLAAGVLVLLVVLLMMNGTAILLRNKYQRHE, encoded by the coding sequence ATGGCGACCGCCGACGAGTCGACGGGGGCCTGGTTCGGTGCGGACGGGCAGGTCAGCCAGGTCCGCGGCCTGCTGTTCAAGGCCGCCTGTCTCGGTGCGACCCTGCTCGCGCTGTTCCTCGTGTTCGTGTTCCTCGCCTACGTCGCGACCGACGCGATCGAACCCCTGACGGCCGATCCGGCCTGGTGGGGCGCAGTCGCCGTGACCGTCCTGCTCCCGGCGCTCGGGCTGGCCGGGTACTACTACCGGTACGACCCGCCGGCGGGAGAAGTCGCGTACACGGCGCTCGGACTCCCGATCGCCGCGACCCTGCTGGCCGGCGGCGTCGGAATCGTCTTCAGACACATCGTCAGCCCACACGGGTGGCTCGCGCTCGTCGTCGCCACCGCCGTCGCCGCCGGCGCGATCGCGCTCCACGACCGCCGTCGGGACGCCGGCGCGCTCGAGCGAGCCGCGGTCGTCACGGTCGTTCCCCTGCTGGCACTGGTCGGAGTTCCGGGTCTCGTACCGAGCCTTCGGGAACTGATCCTTTCGGCACCCGTCTTGCCGATGGCGTCGCTGTCGCTGCTCGGAACGTTCGCGGCCCCGATCGCGGCGGCGGTCGGCTGGCGCATTCGTCGCGTGCGCAAGAGCGATCGCGCCGGCGTCATCGCCGGCGGCGCGACGGTCGTCGTGGCCGCCCTCGGACTCGTCGCCGCGCCGCTCGTCGGACTCTCGGCGACGTCGTGGATCGTTCTGACGACCGTCGTCGCCGTTCCGGTCGGACTGTACGTCGAACAGGTTCTCAGGCGCGGGGACGGCGTCTCCGGACTGGCGTTTCCCGTCGCGATCGCGATCGGGGTGGCCGTCTGTGCCGCCGTCGTCGGAGTGGCCGACCTGAGCGGGCCGACCGTCTGGCTCGACTGGGAGTTCCTGACCACCGCCCACAACCGGACGCCCCGCGAAGCCGGGATCTATCCCGCGCTCGTCGGGTCGGTGATGATGATCATCGTCGTCGCCGTCGCGGCGTTCCCCGTCGGCGTCGGCGCCGCGATCTACCTCGAGGAGTACGCACCCACCGAGGGGCTCCCCGGATCGATCGTCGAACTCATCGAGATCAACGTCGCGAATCTCGCCGGGGTTCCGTCGGTCGTCTACGGGCTGCTCGGCCTGGCGTTGTTCGTCAACACGGCCGGGCTGCGACCCGGAATCGTCGTCGTCGGCGGTCTGACGGTCGGTCTGCTCATCCTGCCGATCGTCATCGTCTCCGCACAGGAGGCGATCCAGGCGGTCCCCGATTCCCAGCGGCAGGCCGCCTACGGGATGGGAGCGACCCGATGGCAGACGGTCCGGACCGTCGTCCTGCCGCGGGCGATGCCCGGCATCCTGACCGGGACGATCCTGGCGCTGGGTCGTGCGATCGGCGAAACTGCGCCGTTGCTGATGGTCGGGGTCGCGGCGGTCGTTCGCATCTCGCCGAATTCCTTCTTCAGCCTGTTCAGTGCGATGCCGCGACAGATCTTCGCCTGGGCGAGGTTGGCCAAGCCGGAGTTCTACCACGGCGTCCTCGCCGCCGGCGTCCTCGTCCTGCTGGTCGTGCTGTTGATGATGAACGGCACGGCGATCTTGCTCCGGAACAAGTACCAGCGACACGAGTAA
- the spt4 gene encoding transcription elongation factor subunit Spt4 translates to MASDRLVCRECHRVNNADADSCESCGSSSLTEDWAGYVVIAHPEDSEIASEMQVDEPGAYALKVR, encoded by the coding sequence ATGGCATCCGATCGTCTCGTCTGTCGAGAGTGTCACCGGGTCAACAACGCGGACGCCGACTCCTGTGAGAGCTGTGGTTCCTCGTCGCTGACCGAGGACTGGGCGGGATACGTCGTCATCGCCCACCCCGAGGACAGCGAGATCGCATCCGAGATGCAGGTCGACGAACCGGGAGCCTACGCGCTGAAGGTCCGGTAG
- a CDS encoding DNA-directed RNA polymerase, which produces MYKRVRLKDTVEVPPEELGDVSPDLVKRLLQDKLEGRMDEEVGSVVSVTEVHDIGEGTVLPNRPGVYYEAEFDAVTFDPQMQEVVDGTIVEVVEFGAFVGIGPVDGLLHVSQISDEYLAFDGENQQLASNESNRTLGVDDAVRARIVTKSIDERNPRDSKIGLTAKQPGLGKHGWLEEEYEKREATAGE; this is translated from the coding sequence ATGTACAAACGGGTTAGGCTGAAAGACACGGTAGAAGTACCGCCGGAGGAACTCGGCGACGTCTCGCCGGATCTCGTGAAGCGACTGCTGCAGGACAAACTGGAAGGACGCATGGACGAAGAGGTGGGCAGCGTCGTCTCCGTCACCGAGGTCCACGACATCGGGGAGGGAACGGTACTCCCGAACCGGCCGGGCGTCTACTACGAGGCCGAGTTCGACGCAGTGACCTTCGACCCGCAGATGCAGGAGGTCGTCGACGGGACGATCGTCGAGGTCGTCGAGTTCGGTGCGTTCGTCGGGATCGGCCCCGTCGACGGCTTGCTTCACGTCTCCCAGATCAGCGACGAGTACCTCGCGTTCGACGGCGAGAACCAGCAACTCGCCTCGAACGAATCCAACCGCACCCTCGGCGTCGACGACGCCGTCCGGGCGCGAATCGTCACCAAGAGCATCGACGAGCGCAATCCCCGCGACTCGAAGATCGGGCTCACCGCGAAACAGCCCGGCCTCGGCAAGCACGGCTGGCTCGAGGAAGAATACGAAAAGCGCGAAGCGACCGCAGGTGAATAA
- a CDS encoding PhoU domain-containing protein has product MRGNQLSKTAFEPVERTVQLAGTSTFVVSLPKEWALEQGLESGKPMYLYPHADRLVAATETLSSRDRTVTVDASTAADETVLRRIESAYTAGCDRITVTGLDDADPQVRRRLERTVTRLIGITIQADAGDRLTVADLLDSSEVSLPQTIAQAQRLALELYEDAIDAVLTDDTDLARRVIDRHDDVDRLFAFVGRGFHRGLENVHEIDRLGTDRMAAFRDYRIARQLERIADHAAEIASVTTRQSGPPGDAIADRLEAVGADARTVVELALGGETERAYEATAAVRETSRRLDDDLSVRADSDAYLHGTVGREIRRTAENGIEIADARAESSVED; this is encoded by the coding sequence ATGCGTGGGAACCAGCTCTCGAAGACCGCGTTCGAACCGGTCGAACGCACGGTACAGCTCGCCGGGACGTCGACGTTCGTCGTGTCCCTCCCGAAAGAGTGGGCGCTCGAACAGGGCCTCGAGTCCGGGAAACCGATGTATCTCTACCCGCACGCGGATCGACTGGTCGCCGCGACCGAGACGCTGTCGTCGCGGGATCGAACCGTGACCGTCGACGCCAGCACCGCGGCCGACGAGACGGTGTTGCGGCGGATCGAGAGCGCGTACACCGCCGGCTGCGATCGGATCACCGTCACCGGACTCGACGACGCCGACCCGCAGGTCCGCCGGCGACTCGAACGGACGGTCACTCGACTCATCGGGATCACGATTCAGGCGGATGCCGGCGACCGCCTGACCGTCGCGGATCTGCTCGACAGCAGCGAGGTGTCGCTTCCGCAGACGATCGCACAGGCCCAGCGACTCGCCCTGGAACTGTACGAGGATGCCATCGACGCCGTCCTGACCGACGATACCGATCTCGCCCGCCGAGTGATCGATCGGCACGACGACGTCGATCGACTGTTCGCGTTCGTCGGTCGGGGATTCCACCGCGGACTCGAGAACGTCCACGAGATCGACCGGCTCGGAACCGATCGGATGGCCGCCTTTCGCGACTACCGGATCGCCCGACAGCTCGAGCGAATCGCCGATCACGCCGCGGAGATCGCGTCGGTGACGACGCGACAGTCGGGGCCGCCGGGGGACGCGATCGCCGATCGACTCGAGGCGGTCGGAGCCGACGCGCGAACCGTCGTCGAACTGGCGCTGGGCGGCGAGACCGAACGGGCCTACGAGGCGACGGCCGCCGTTCGCGAGACGAGTCGCCGACTCGATGACGACCTGTCCGTGCGAGCGGACTCCGACGCCTACCTGCACGGAACGGTGGGGCGAGAAATCCGCCGAACCGCCGAGAACGGGATCGAGATCGCCGACGCGAGAGCGGAATCGTCGGTCGAGGACTGA
- a CDS encoding alkaline phosphatase PhoX, which translates to MVEFTRRTLIETSVASAVGSGFVDVAGAQNDDEWEDSPTGGAPMVKGRIDRLAHTALGAEVTGPFVFENGEMLFSLQHPSTDNRPPFGTAGVGWLAGHRFESNGRNDEFDELEPPRTNEQQQQVRVAGGEYELLVQNGDPIENGTARWGHPETPDGTPVAEFAGSRYGAYGSNPDMNFFVATDDEGLEGYLFTNVETSPGSIVRTPIYRDEDGWEADLDNAMNLENTAAFRELGGTRINCYGDKAPWGNPISAEEDYVHPRASGPATIGEILEAGSGVGLRGASSFFNRPNPAELPDALAELYGDESWYPQGAWALGGVEMLSYYLGADPVDQEDGENTHTPIGEGYPNPYRTGYCVEITDPTADEPTPVKHYNWGRAAWECPEVLPDERTVYLTSDGSNKGLYKFVAEEPITSYDDRMDVRGTLYAIEVTNAQAAKNLPPAAVNLEVDWIELGTATNAEVASWIADYDDVTQVDYLETHAETDWEDDLEAALEEADREVVENGNRDYITDEEIVEWAAQYERHGPDGVDEDLRRVPFLETRAAAKEIGATIEFRKAEGSDTIDDAQPGDYLYVGISELNDGMADDDGSLRMERVDGGVVYRAELEADYDISRLEPVVVGADAADPASTADDAIINIDNVMVLPDRRVLLCEDNSPLRRSYTNDNLWVYEPSTPRNRPNPDR; encoded by the coding sequence ATGGTAGAATTTACCAGACGAACGCTGATCGAGACGTCGGTCGCATCGGCAGTCGGTTCCGGGTTCGTCGACGTCGCAGGCGCACAGAACGACGACGAGTGGGAGGACTCGCCGACGGGCGGCGCACCCATGGTCAAGGGCCGGATCGATCGGCTGGCTCATACCGCACTCGGCGCCGAGGTCACCGGGCCGTTCGTGTTCGAGAACGGCGAGATGTTGTTCAGCCTCCAGCATCCCAGCACGGACAACCGCCCGCCGTTCGGGACCGCGGGCGTCGGCTGGCTGGCCGGACACCGGTTCGAGTCCAACGGCAGGAACGACGAGTTCGACGAGCTGGAACCGCCCCGGACGAACGAGCAACAGCAGCAGGTTCGCGTCGCCGGCGGCGAGTACGAACTCCTCGTCCAGAACGGCGATCCGATCGAGAACGGGACCGCGCGGTGGGGCCACCCGGAGACGCCTGACGGGACGCCGGTCGCCGAGTTCGCCGGCAGCCGGTACGGCGCCTACGGGAGCAACCCCGACATGAACTTCTTCGTCGCGACCGACGACGAGGGACTCGAGGGATACCTGTTCACGAACGTCGAGACGAGCCCCGGGAGCATCGTCCGGACGCCGATCTACCGGGATGAGGACGGCTGGGAGGCCGATCTCGACAACGCGATGAACCTGGAGAACACGGCGGCGTTCCGCGAACTCGGCGGCACCCGGATCAACTGCTACGGCGACAAAGCGCCGTGGGGGAACCCGATCTCCGCCGAGGAGGATTACGTCCACCCGCGGGCTTCCGGTCCGGCGACGATCGGCGAGATCCTGGAAGCGGGGTCCGGCGTCGGGCTCCGCGGTGCGAGTTCGTTCTTCAACCGCCCGAACCCCGCCGAACTCCCCGACGCACTCGCCGAGTTGTACGGGGACGAGAGCTGGTATCCACAGGGCGCGTGGGCGCTGGGCGGCGTGGAGATGCTGTCGTACTATCTCGGAGCCGATCCGGTCGACCAGGAGGACGGCGAGAACACGCACACGCCGATCGGCGAGGGGTATCCCAATCCGTACCGGACCGGGTACTGCGTCGAGATAACCGACCCGACGGCCGACGAACCGACGCCGGTCAAACACTACAACTGGGGCCGGGCCGCCTGGGAGTGTCCCGAGGTCCTGCCCGACGAGCGGACGGTGTACCTCACCTCCGACGGCTCGAACAAAGGCCTCTACAAGTTCGTCGCCGAGGAACCGATCACGAGCTACGACGATCGGATGGACGTCCGGGGCACCCTGTACGCGATCGAGGTCACCAACGCGCAGGCCGCCAAGAACCTGCCGCCCGCCGCGGTCAATCTGGAGGTCGACTGGATCGAACTCGGAACCGCGACGAACGCGGAGGTCGCCTCCTGGATCGCCGACTACGACGACGTCACCCAGGTCGACTACCTCGAAACCCACGCCGAGACGGACTGGGAGGACGACCTCGAAGCCGCGCTCGAGGAGGCCGACCGCGAAGTCGTCGAGAACGGCAATCGCGACTACATCACCGACGAGGAAATCGTCGAGTGGGCCGCCCAGTACGAGCGGCACGGACCGGACGGCGTCGACGAAGACCTCCGTCGGGTCCCCTTCCTGGAGACCCGGGCGGCGGCGAAGGAGATCGGTGCGACGATCGAGTTCCGCAAGGCCGAGGGGAGCGATACCATCGACGACGCCCAGCCCGGCGACTACCTGTACGTGGGGATCTCCGAACTGAACGACGGAATGGCCGACGACGATGGGTCCCTCCGGATGGAGCGCGTCGACGGCGGCGTCGTCTATCGGGCAGAACTCGAGGCCGACTACGACATCTCCCGGCTCGAACCGGTCGTCGTCGGTGCCGACGCCGCCGACCCGGCCAGTACCGCCGACGACGCCATCATCAACATCGACAACGTGATGGTACTGCCGGACCGGCGCGTGCTGCTCTGCGAGGACAACTCGCCGCTCCGCCGGAGTTACACCAACGACAACCTGTGGGTCTACGAACCGTCGACCCCACGAAATCGACCGAATCCCGATCGGTGA
- a CDS encoding translation initiation factor IF-2 subunit gamma, with product MVGNGQPEVNIGLVGHVDHGKTTLVQALSGSWTDQHSEEMKRGISIRLGYADATFRYCESVEEPGCYTVEEECPDGSESEPLRTVSFVDAPGHETLMATMLSGASLMDGAVLVVSANEPVPQPQTEEHLMALDIIGIENIVIAQNKVDLVSTDQARQNYEEIQAFVEGTVAEDAPVVPVSAGQEVNLDLLIGAIEEEIPTPDRDPDADPRMHVARSFDINKPGTTADDLAGGVLGGSLVQGELEVDDEIEIRPGREVEEGGQTEYVPIETTIRSLQAGGKNADTVTPGGLLGVGTGLDPALTKGDALAGRLAGPPGTLPQTWDGFTMDVDLLDRVVGTDGGEIDEISTGEPLMMTVGTSTTVGAVTSAREGECEVNLKRPVCAEPGAKIAINRRIGARWRLIGLGTLQG from the coding sequence ATGGTAGGAAATGGACAACCGGAGGTGAACATCGGGCTCGTCGGTCACGTCGATCACGGCAAGACGACGCTGGTGCAAGCCCTCAGCGGCTCGTGGACGGACCAGCACAGCGAGGAGATGAAACGCGGTATCTCCATCAGACTCGGCTACGCCGACGCGACGTTCCGCTACTGCGAGAGCGTCGAGGAGCCCGGGTGTTACACCGTCGAGGAGGAGTGTCCGGACGGCTCGGAAAGCGAGCCGCTGCGGACCGTCTCGTTCGTCGACGCCCCGGGGCACGAGACCCTGATGGCGACGATGCTCTCTGGGGCCTCGCTGATGGACGGGGCCGTGCTGGTCGTCAGCGCGAACGAACCCGTCCCACAGCCCCAGACCGAGGAGCATCTGATGGCACTCGACATCATCGGGATCGAGAACATCGTCATCGCCCAGAACAAAGTCGACCTCGTCAGCACCGACCAGGCACGGCAGAACTACGAGGAGATACAGGCGTTCGTCGAGGGGACCGTCGCCGAAGACGCTCCCGTCGTGCCGGTTTCGGCAGGCCAGGAGGTCAACCTCGACCTGCTGATCGGGGCGATCGAAGAGGAGATCCCCACGCCCGATCGGGATCCGGACGCCGACCCCCGGATGCACGTCGCCCGCAGTTTCGACATCAACAAGCCGGGTACGACCGCCGACGACCTCGCCGGCGGCGTCCTCGGCGGCAGTCTCGTCCAGGGCGAACTCGAGGTCGACGACGAAATCGAGATCCGCCCCGGCCGCGAAGTCGAGGAGGGCGGCCAGACCGAGTACGTTCCGATCGAGACGACGATCCGATCGCTCCAAGCCGGCGGAAAGAACGCCGACACCGTCACGCCGGGCGGACTGCTCGGCGTCGGGACGGGACTCGATCCCGCCCTGACGAAAGGCGACGCGCTGGCCGGGCGACTGGCCGGGCCGCCGGGGACGCTACCCCAGACGTGGGACGGGTTCACCATGGACGTCGACCTCCTCGATCGCGTCGTCGGGACCGACGGCGGCGAGATCGACGAGATCAGCACCGGCGAACCCCTGATGATGACCGTCGGGACGTCGACGACCGTCGGTGCCGTGACCAGCGCTCGCGAGGGCGAGTGCGAGGTCAACCTCAAGCGGCCAGTCTGTGCCGAACCGGGCGCGAAGATCGCGATCAACCGCCGCATCGGCGCCCGGTGGCGGTTGATCGGGCTGGGAACGTTGCAGGGATAG
- a CDS encoding PIN domain-containing protein, with protein MRTRVALDTSALMMPVELDVRLFDELDRLVDDYEPTTPQPVVEELRRLSEKGGTEGTAANVGHDLATERCLVVDTEASYADDALVELAREGNVDYVVTNDRPLRDRVLEASIPVIALRGRNKLAITQP; from the coding sequence ATGCGTACGCGGGTCGCCCTCGATACGAGTGCCCTGATGATGCCGGTCGAACTCGACGTTCGGCTGTTCGACGAACTCGATCGGCTCGTCGACGACTACGAGCCCACGACGCCACAGCCGGTCGTCGAAGAACTCCGACGTCTCTCCGAGAAGGGGGGAACGGAGGGGACGGCCGCGAACGTCGGACACGATCTGGCGACCGAACGCTGTCTCGTGGTCGACACGGAAGCATCGTACGCCGACGACGCACTGGTCGAACTCGCCCGCGAGGGCAACGTCGACTACGTCGTCACGAACGATCGCCCGCTGCGCGACCGGGTGCTCGAGGCGAGTATACCGGTAATTGCATTACGCGGGAGAAACAAATTGGCGATCACTCAACCATAG
- the pstB gene encoding phosphate ABC transporter ATP-binding protein PstB has translation MTRNETPQTDDGTERRTDGSGTAVSDQSSPSDAESASLLDESFDIDARSTSGSTETIIEARGVDVFYDDVQALRSVDMAIPENQVTALVGPSGCGKSTFLRSINRMNDLIDAARVEGELLFDGKNVYDEDVDPVALRRKIGMVFQSPNPFPKSIYDNVAFGLEVQDKADDVDENVHRALERAALLEEVEDQLDSSGLDLSGGQQQRLCIARAIAPDPEVILMDEPASALDPIATSKIEDLIADLAEEYTVVIVTHNMQQAARISDKTAVFLTGGELVEFDDTAKIFENPAHDRVEDYITGKFG, from the coding sequence ATGACCCGAAACGAGACACCTCAGACCGACGACGGTACCGAACGGCGAACGGACGGCAGCGGAACGGCCGTCTCCGACCAGTCCAGCCCATCCGACGCCGAGAGCGCATCGTTGCTCGACGAATCGTTCGATATCGACGCCCGATCGACGTCCGGGAGTACCGAGACGATCATCGAGGCCAGAGGCGTCGACGTCTTCTACGACGACGTGCAGGCGCTCCGGAGCGTCGACATGGCGATCCCGGAGAACCAGGTGACGGCACTCGTCGGGCCGTCCGGCTGTGGGAAGTCGACGTTCCTGCGCTCGATCAACCGGATGAACGACCTCATCGACGCGGCCCGCGTCGAAGGCGAACTGCTGTTCGACGGGAAGAACGTCTACGACGAGGACGTCGATCCCGTCGCGCTCCGGCGGAAGATCGGGATGGTCTTCCAGTCGCCGAACCCGTTCCCGAAGTCGATCTACGACAACGTCGCCTTCGGACTGGAAGTCCAGGACAAGGCCGACGACGTCGACGAGAACGTTCACCGGGCCCTCGAACGGGCCGCGTTGCTCGAGGAAGTCGAGGATCAACTCGACTCGAGCGGACTGGATCTCTCGGGCGGCCAGCAACAGCGGCTCTGCATCGCCCGCGCGATCGCGCCCGATCCGGAAGTCATCCTGATGGACGAACCGGCCTCGGCGCTCGATCCGATCGCGACCTCGAAGATCGAGGACCTGATCGCCGACCTCGCCGAGGAGTACACGGTCGTGATCGTCACGCACAACATGCAACAGGCCGCCCGCATCTCCGACAAGACCGCCGTCTTCCTCACCGGCGGCGAACTCGTCGAGTTCGACGACACCGCGAAAATCTTCGAGAACCCCGCACACGATCGCGTCGAAGACTACATCACCGGCAAGTTCGGCTAA